The Anaerolineae bacterium DNA window CTGGTCAGCGCGCCGTCCAGGTTGACGACATGCAGCCAGAACGCGCCGGCCATCACCCAGCGGCGCGCCATCTCCGCCGGCTCCTCGCAGAACACCGTTTCTTTGCCCGGGTCCCCCTGAAAGAGGCGCACACAGCGGCCCTTCCGCAGGTCAATGGCGGGATACACGATCATCTTGCACCACCCATTCCACGAAATTACGCAGGATGCGCAGTCCCACTGCCTGGCTCTTCTCCGGGTGAAACTGCACCCCGAGCAGGTTTCCCCGCCCGACAATGGAGGCGTACGAGATACCGTACTCGGTGACAGCGAGGACATCGTCGGGGTCCGCCGGCTCCACGTAGTAGGAATGGACGAAGTAGGCGTACGCGCCGTCGGGGATGCCGGCCTGGAGCGGATTCGGCCGGCGCCAGAAGAGCTGGTTCCAGCCGATCTGCGGCACCTTCAGCCCGCCGGCAAAGCGCCGCACGCGTCCGCGCAGAAGGCCCAGGCCCCTATGTATCCCCATCTCCTCGCTTTCCTCGAACAACAACTGCATGCCCAGGCAAATGCCCAGCAGTGGCACGCCGGCCTCGACCGCCCGAGACAGCGGCTCCACGAATCCCGCCTCCTGCAGGTTGCGCATGCCGTCGCCGAAGGCGCCCACTCCCGGCAGGACGATGGCGCGCGCTCCCTCTAG harbors:
- the hisH gene encoding imidazole glycerol phosphate synthase subunit HisH, giving the protein MIAIVDYGIGNLRSVQKAFEHVGAPVRLISSPAELEGARAIVLPGVGAFGDGMRNLQEAGFVEPLSRAVEAGVPLLGICLGMQLLFEESEEMGIHRGLGLLRGRVRRFAGGLKVPQIGWNQLFWRRPNPLQAGIPDGAYAYFVHSYYVEPADPDDVLAVTEYGISYASIVGRGNLLGVQFHPEKSQAVGLRILRNFVEWVVQDDRVSRH